The Flavobacterium sp. M31R6 nucleotide sequence TCAAAATACAATTAGATTATTGTCGAAATTTTAAACTTAAGAATTAATTTTTTTAATAAAACTGATTCGTAAATATAGATGGAGTTACAACACAATCATTTTAGCATTGAATTTGGTCCCATTATAAACCACTTGCACAATATAAGTTCCCGAAGATAACATCTGATTGGTATTGAAACTCAGAATATCGCCATCGACAGCATAAGCATTCCCGAAAATTTTAGATCCCAATAATGTATAAATAGTAACTTCTACTGTAGTATTTATAAAATTATAAAATTGAAGATTGATTTGGCTAGTTGTTACTGGATTTGGAAAAATCCTTACGAAATCGGTATTCGGATAATAAATTGATTTGTCTGTTTTGAAAATGGGTAATTTTTCAAAGTAACCTCCCAAAACTGCATCCGATTGGGCTTCGGTCATACACAACCAATCTTGCATGATGGTAGCGTAAATTTGTCTAAAGTCATGCTGAAGAGGTACCTGGTCATTGACTGTAGCCGTTTGGGGCAAATCTGGAGAAGTTCCAATCATTCCCGAAACAGGGTTTGGTGTTCCTTGGACTGTGCCTCTTCCTGTATTTAAGGCTGCGCCAAAAAAGAGAACAGGTGCAGCAGAGCCATGATCGGTACCTGAGCTGTCATTGCTTTTGATTCTGCGTCCAAATTCGCTAAAGGTCATTCCCGTAACAATATCCGCTTTTCCCATCAATTTCAGATCTTCTTGGAAAGCACCAATAGCTTGTGAAAGTATGCTTAAATTTTCGGCTTGTTTGCCCAATGTTCTGTCCGTGTCCAAAACCTGATTTTCGTGACTATCGAATGTTTTTGGATGATTTACCACATAAATGGGTGTTTGCAAACCTCCGTTGATGAGTTTGGCAACAATCCTCAGTTGATCGGCCAATCCATTTTTATTGGGATAAGTAGGCGATTGTGGTTTGGGAACGTTATAGGCTTTTTGAATCGATTCTCTATAGGCATTGCTCTGGTCTTTCATCAACCTCAAAAAAGTCAGCTCGTGACCATAATCGGAGTTGGGTGCAGGATCCGAGGTCTCATTGATTACATTCAATAAATCTTCGGGTTTAGGCACACTATAAGCCATGTTTATTTTTGGTCCCTGCAGTGAAAAAGGCAAGGTAGAACCTATTTGTATTGCCAATGGATCGGGCATATTGGGGTTGGGATAAGCCGTTGGGAAATTAGGATAGACTGTGTCTAGTGCTCTCCCAAGCCAGCCCGATTGTAATGATTTGTCACTATCCGAAGCGGTAAACCAAATGTCAGTGGCTCTAAAGTGGCTATAACTAGGGTTGGGATAGGAAACACCTTGAACAATCAACATTTTACCGTTATTGTACAACTGCTGCATTTCCTTCATGGCGGGATGCAAGCCAGTAGTTTCATTGTAATGCAAAGGCAAAACTTCGGTTTCTTTCATTAAAATATTGGGACGGGCGTTGGTCAATTCACTCCATTTGTCTCGGGCCAAAACGGTATTTAATCCGTCGTTTCCACCATTCATTTGAATTATGACCAATATTTTTCCGCAACCGGCCGCGGCACTAGCCAATAACTGTAAATTTTCGCTCTCGATTTGGGACGAAGCCATAACAGGAATATGATTAAAAACCAATGGTATTGTCGATGCAATAGCGGTTGTCTTTATAAATTTTCTTCTTTCCATTTTTTTATTTAGTTTCTAAGTTACTAAGCTTCTGAGTTTCTAAGGACCTTAAGCGTCTTAGCAACTTATAATCTTAGCCTGGGAGCTACATTAACTGATATTCGGCAAGTTCAACAATCGTCAGTAGTAAACTGCGTATTCTTGTTTTTACGATTGATTCTGTCATCTCGTTGGGATTGCTTTGGTAGGTTTTCCATGCGCTTGTCCAATAACCATCAGAAGCTTGACCGGTTAAAAGCGTTTGTGTTTTAATTGCATTTTTGGCTGTTAAACTCAAATCTATGGGCAATAAATAGTTAATGCATTCGCTAACCAATAGATTTGGGTCTTCGCAAGTTGCTTTTGGAAATTGTTTAACAAAGGCTATAGCATCGACTTCCATTCGGGTTGTTAAACCATTTTTTTCCAAGTCGAAACCATAAAAAAGATATTCGATCAGTCCATAACGTCTTTGAATCGAATTGGAATTAATCCAATATTCATGAAAAGAAGGTTTTTGATAAAAAGCTTGCCAGCCCGCTACATTTGGAATTGATCCCATAGCTTGTTGCATGTCGTACATGGCATAATTGAAAGTATTCCAAAGATTGTATTGTGCTTCATAATTGGAAGCATCAGACACATTATAGTTGAGGTTGAAAGTCCGCATGGTTCCCACAATAACGTCTAATGGCGATTTGATATAAACCCCACGATTGGCCATGTCAAAGAAGTGCTCACTTTTAAACAATTTGTCCAAAACAGGTAAAATATTCCAATTATTGGATACAAAATGCTGGGCCAAAGGAACAATTACGT carries:
- a CDS encoding DUF1501 domain-containing protein; amino-acid sequence: MERRKFIKTTAIASTIPLVFNHIPVMASSQIESENLQLLASAAAGCGKILVIIQMNGGNDGLNTVLARDKWSELTNARPNILMKETEVLPLHYNETTGLHPAMKEMQQLYNNGKMLIVQGVSYPNPSYSHFRATDIWFTASDSDKSLQSGWLGRALDTVYPNFPTAYPNPNMPDPLAIQIGSTLPFSLQGPKINMAYSVPKPEDLLNVINETSDPAPNSDYGHELTFLRLMKDQSNAYRESIQKAYNVPKPQSPTYPNKNGLADQLRIVAKLINGGLQTPIYVVNHPKTFDSHENQVLDTDRTLGKQAENLSILSQAIGAFQEDLKLMGKADIVTGMTFSEFGRRIKSNDSSGTDHGSAAPVLFFGAALNTGRGTVQGTPNPVSGMIGTSPDLPQTATVNDQVPLQHDFRQIYATIMQDWLCMTEAQSDAVLGGYFEKLPIFKTDKSIYYPNTDFVRIFPNPVTTSQINLQFYNFINTTVEVTIYTLLGSKIFGNAYAVDGDILSFNTNQMLSSGTYIVQVVYNGTKFNAKMIVL